A single region of the Epinephelus moara isolate mb chromosome 16, YSFRI_EMoa_1.0, whole genome shotgun sequence genome encodes:
- the LOC126402699 gene encoding MAP kinase-activated protein kinase 2-like isoform X1 yields MSSQPAFPIQQQPNLNSAPFPQCLVKPFNKPLQIKRNVITDDYSVTSQVLGMGINGRVLEVFHKESGEKYALKMLQDCPEARREVELHWRVSPCPHIVPIIDVYENLYHGRTCLLILMECMDGGELFSHIQDRGNHAFTEREASDIMRSIGEAIHFLHSINIAHRDIKPENLLYTSKRSDALLKLTDFGFAKEITTLNSLATPCFTPYYVAPEVLGPEKYDRSCDMWSLGVIMYILLCGYPPFFSHHGLAISPGMKRRICNGQYEFPNPEWCDVSEEAKQLICHLLKTEPTQRMSITEFINHPWINQSVKVPQTPLHTSRVLHEEQDVWEQVKEEMTNALQTMRVDYDQIKIKTIEDSTNPLLLKRRKKSKKSATQPPG; encoded by the exons ATGTCGAGTCAGCCGGCTTTCCCGATCCAACAGCAGCCAAACCTGAACTCCGCTCCTTTCCCACAGTGTCTTGTGAAACCTTTTAACAAACCTCTGCAAATCAAAAGGAATGTCATAACAGACGATTACAGTGTCACAAGTCAGGTGCTCGGGATGGGGATAAATggcagagtgttggaggtatTCCACAAAGAGAGTGGAGAAAAGTATGCACTGAAG ATGCTGCAGGATTGCCCAGAGGCCAGGAGAGAGGTAGAGCTACACTGGAGGGTGTCACCTTGCCCCCATATTGTACCCATCATAGATGTTTATGAGAATCTCTACCATGGCAGGACATGCCTCCTCATCCTGATGgagtg CATGGATGGGGGTGAATTATTCAGCCATATCCAAGACAGAGGGAATCATGCATTCACAGAAAGAG AGGCCTCTGACATCATGAGAAGTATCGGCGAGGCCATACATTTCTTGCATTCCATCAACATTGCCCACAGAGACATCAAG CCAGAGAACCTGCTGTACACCTCCAAAAGGTCAGATGCCCTCCTCAAGCTGACAGACTTTGGGTTTGCCAAAGAAATCACCACCTTAAACTCTTTAGCAACACCGTGTTTTACCCCGTACTATGTAG CTCCAGAAGTTCTTGGTCCAGAGAAGTATGACAGATCCTGTGACATGTGGTCTCTGGGTGTCATTATGTATATTCT actttgtggatATCCTCCCTTTTTCTCGCATCATGGTCTGGCAATATCCCCGGGAATGAAAAGACGGATCTGCAACGGACAATATGAGTTCCCCAACCCCGAGTGGTGCGATGTGTCTGAGGAAG CCAAACAGCTAATCTGCCACTTACTGAAAACCGAGCCCACCCAGAGAATGAGCATCACCGAGTTCATAAACCATCCCTGGATTAAT CAGTCGGTGAAGGTCCCACAGACGCCCCTTCACACCAGCCGCGTGCTGCACGAGGAGCAAGACGTCTGGGAGCAGGTCAAA gAGGAAATGACAAATGCCCTGCAAACGATGAGAGTGGACTATGaccaaattaaaatcaaaaccATTGAAGACTCAACTAATCCTCTACTCttgaagagaagaaagaaaagtaaaaaatcaGCCACACAACCTCCAGGCTAG
- the LOC126402699 gene encoding MAP kinase-activated protein kinase 2-like isoform X2 — protein sequence MSSQPAFPIQQQPNLNSAPFPQCLVKPFNKPLQIKRNVITDDYSVTSQVLGMGINGRVLEVFHKESGEKYALKMLQDCPEARREVELHWRVSPCPHIVPIIDVYENLYHGRTCLLILMECMDGGELFSHIQDRGNHAFTEREASDIMRSIGEAIHFLHSINIAHRDIKPENLLYTSKRSDALLKLTDFGFAKEITTLNSLATPCFTPYYVAPEVLGPEKYDRSCDMWSLGVIMYILLCGYPPFFSHHGLAISPGMKRRICNGQYEFPNPEWCDVSEEAKQLICHLLKTEPTQRMSITEFINHPWINSVKVPQTPLHTSRVLHEEQDVWEQVKEEMTNALQTMRVDYDQIKIKTIEDSTNPLLLKRRKKSKKSATQPPG from the exons ATGTCGAGTCAGCCGGCTTTCCCGATCCAACAGCAGCCAAACCTGAACTCCGCTCCTTTCCCACAGTGTCTTGTGAAACCTTTTAACAAACCTCTGCAAATCAAAAGGAATGTCATAACAGACGATTACAGTGTCACAAGTCAGGTGCTCGGGATGGGGATAAATggcagagtgttggaggtatTCCACAAAGAGAGTGGAGAAAAGTATGCACTGAAG ATGCTGCAGGATTGCCCAGAGGCCAGGAGAGAGGTAGAGCTACACTGGAGGGTGTCACCTTGCCCCCATATTGTACCCATCATAGATGTTTATGAGAATCTCTACCATGGCAGGACATGCCTCCTCATCCTGATGgagtg CATGGATGGGGGTGAATTATTCAGCCATATCCAAGACAGAGGGAATCATGCATTCACAGAAAGAG AGGCCTCTGACATCATGAGAAGTATCGGCGAGGCCATACATTTCTTGCATTCCATCAACATTGCCCACAGAGACATCAAG CCAGAGAACCTGCTGTACACCTCCAAAAGGTCAGATGCCCTCCTCAAGCTGACAGACTTTGGGTTTGCCAAAGAAATCACCACCTTAAACTCTTTAGCAACACCGTGTTTTACCCCGTACTATGTAG CTCCAGAAGTTCTTGGTCCAGAGAAGTATGACAGATCCTGTGACATGTGGTCTCTGGGTGTCATTATGTATATTCT actttgtggatATCCTCCCTTTTTCTCGCATCATGGTCTGGCAATATCCCCGGGAATGAAAAGACGGATCTGCAACGGACAATATGAGTTCCCCAACCCCGAGTGGTGCGATGTGTCTGAGGAAG CCAAACAGCTAATCTGCCACTTACTGAAAACCGAGCCCACCCAGAGAATGAGCATCACCGAGTTCATAAACCATCCCTGGATTAAT TCGGTGAAGGTCCCACAGACGCCCCTTCACACCAGCCGCGTGCTGCACGAGGAGCAAGACGTCTGGGAGCAGGTCAAA gAGGAAATGACAAATGCCCTGCAAACGATGAGAGTGGACTATGaccaaattaaaatcaaaaccATTGAAGACTCAACTAATCCTCTACTCttgaagagaagaaagaaaagtaaaaaatcaGCCACACAACCTCCAGGCTAG
- the LOC126402699 gene encoding MAP kinase-activated protein kinase 2-like isoform X3, whose amino-acid sequence MLQDCPEARREVELHWRVSPCPHIVPIIDVYENLYHGRTCLLILMECMDGGELFSHIQDRGNHAFTEREASDIMRSIGEAIHFLHSINIAHRDIKPENLLYTSKRSDALLKLTDFGFAKEITTLNSLATPCFTPYYVAPEVLGPEKYDRSCDMWSLGVIMYILLCGYPPFFSHHGLAISPGMKRRICNGQYEFPNPEWCDVSEEAKQLICHLLKTEPTQRMSITEFINHPWINQSVKVPQTPLHTSRVLHEEQDVWEQVKEEMTNALQTMRVDYDQIKIKTIEDSTNPLLLKRRKKSKKSATQPPG is encoded by the exons ATGCTGCAGGATTGCCCAGAGGCCAGGAGAGAGGTAGAGCTACACTGGAGGGTGTCACCTTGCCCCCATATTGTACCCATCATAGATGTTTATGAGAATCTCTACCATGGCAGGACATGCCTCCTCATCCTGATGgagtg CATGGATGGGGGTGAATTATTCAGCCATATCCAAGACAGAGGGAATCATGCATTCACAGAAAGAG AGGCCTCTGACATCATGAGAAGTATCGGCGAGGCCATACATTTCTTGCATTCCATCAACATTGCCCACAGAGACATCAAG CCAGAGAACCTGCTGTACACCTCCAAAAGGTCAGATGCCCTCCTCAAGCTGACAGACTTTGGGTTTGCCAAAGAAATCACCACCTTAAACTCTTTAGCAACACCGTGTTTTACCCCGTACTATGTAG CTCCAGAAGTTCTTGGTCCAGAGAAGTATGACAGATCCTGTGACATGTGGTCTCTGGGTGTCATTATGTATATTCT actttgtggatATCCTCCCTTTTTCTCGCATCATGGTCTGGCAATATCCCCGGGAATGAAAAGACGGATCTGCAACGGACAATATGAGTTCCCCAACCCCGAGTGGTGCGATGTGTCTGAGGAAG CCAAACAGCTAATCTGCCACTTACTGAAAACCGAGCCCACCCAGAGAATGAGCATCACCGAGTTCATAAACCATCCCTGGATTAAT CAGTCGGTGAAGGTCCCACAGACGCCCCTTCACACCAGCCGCGTGCTGCACGAGGAGCAAGACGTCTGGGAGCAGGTCAAA gAGGAAATGACAAATGCCCTGCAAACGATGAGAGTGGACTATGaccaaattaaaatcaaaaccATTGAAGACTCAACTAATCCTCTACTCttgaagagaagaaagaaaagtaaaaaatcaGCCACACAACCTCCAGGCTAG